In one Alnus glutinosa chromosome 12, dhAlnGlut1.1, whole genome shotgun sequence genomic region, the following are encoded:
- the LOC133851258 gene encoding pleiotropic drug resistance protein 3-like: MEMGDMERSIESSFHQHADTVDQLQSAAIFERLPTCNGLQTSLCDNDEHVNEGNGQKGKTMVDVAKVGALERHLFIDQLLKEIEEDNLRLLKKQKERIDKVGLELPSVEVRFQNLSIEAECEVVRGKPIPTIWNTLNHVIVGVTRTIGCNSQANKIRILKDVSGIIKPSRLTLLLGPPGCGKTTLLQALSGTLDQSLKVTGKISYNGYKFNEFVPQKTSAYISQYDLHISEMTMRETLDFSARCQGIGDRAGILKELCKREKQAGIIPEPDIDTYMKAISIEGLRKNLQTDYILKILGLDDCTDTLVGDAMKRGISGGQKRRLTTGEMIIGPTKAIFMDEISNGLDSSTAIQIVTWLQHLAHITGSTIFASLLQPAPETFDLFDDIILMAEGKIVYHGPRTNVLAFFEHCGFRCSPRKSISDFLQEVISEKDQQKYWHHEDQSYSYVSINKFVSSFKEYHLGEELDEELSRPPNKSECHEKALSFDTYSLRKWELFKACMSREWLLMKRNSFVHVFKSAQLVVIALVTMTVFLRTQMKIDEVHANYYLGSIFYALIRFVSVGIPELSLTASRLGVFFKQRDLYFYPAWTYSIPAAILKIPFSFLDALLWTSLTYYVIGYSPEPERFISQLLLLFLLHQISVSLFTLIACVCLNPSVAAPCALLSMIVTYLFGGFVIPKSSLPTWLQWAFWLSPLTYAGIGASINEFLAPRWQKVSSSNITMGQQVLQMRGLNFSGYFYWISVGALLGFWMVFNIGIACAMSYSKSPGRSRTLISHERLSILKGKENLCILPPKKELPPIDVPATVEESKRMGVVLPFESITISFENMQYYVDIPKKFRKQGFAEKRLQLLQDITGAFRPGVLTALMGVSGAGKTTLMDVLSGRKTDGVIEGEIRIGGYPKVQDTYSRISGYCEQSDIHSPMLSIEESVAYSAWLRLPAQIDTSTKTEFVSEVLQMIELDDIKDALVGIPGITGISTEQRKRLTIAVELVSNPSIIFMDEPTSGLDARAAAVIMRVVKNIVSTGRTVVCTIHQPSTDIFEAFHELMLIKRGGQIIYSGELGQNSSKLIDYLEGVPGVPKIKENYNPATWMLEVTSAFSEAKLGLDFANLYKESNLCRENKELARKLSSPADGSEELRFSTRFSLQGWEQFNACLWKQHLSYWRSPKYNLARLSIIIVSSLLFGAALWQKGKKILREEDVFNIAGSMFILMQFVGVGNCSGVQPYIATERTIVYRERFAGMYSLWAYSFAQVIVEIPYVLLQALLFSIITYPAIDFYWSAFKVFWYFYTVFCTFLFYTYFGMLLVSLAPSYLVASVLAGFWYTMLNLFSGYLIPGPKIPKWWIWAYWICPTAWSLNGFLASQYGDMEEEVIVHGERKAINAFIQSYFGYYYDHLDYVAIVLFAIPLVTAFAFACAIAKLNFERR, translated from the exons ATGGAAATGGGGGATATGGAAAGAAGCATAGAGTCTTCTTTCCATCAGCATGCTGATACAGTAGATCAGTTACAGTCGGCGGCAATATTTGAAAGATTACCCACATGCAATGGACTTCAAACGTCTTTATGTGATAATGATGAGCATGTGAATGAGGGAAATGGACAGAAGGGTAAGACAATGGTTGATGTTGCCAAGGTTGGAGCACTAGAGCGGCACTTGTTCATCGACCAACTTTTGAAGGAAATTGAGGAAGACAACCTCCGGCTGTtaaagaaacagaaagaaagaatagaCAA AGTGGGATTGGAATTGCCGAGTGTGGAAGTAAGATTCCAGAATTTGTCTATAGAGGCAGAATGCGAGGTAGTTCGTGGAAAACCCATCCCTACTATTTGGAACACGCTCAATCATGTCAttgtt GGTGTGACACGTACTATTGGGTGCAATTCTCAAGCAAACAAGATAAGAATTCTCAAAGATGTCAGTGGCATCATCAAGCCTTCAAG GTTGACTTTATTGCTTGGCCCTCCAGGCTGTGGGAAAACCACTTTGTTACAGGCACTTTCAGGGACATTAGATCAATCTCTCAAG GTCACAGGGAAGATATCCTATAATGGCTATAAGTTCAATGAGTTCGTTCCTCAAAAGACATCAGCTTATATAAGCCAATATGACCTGCATATTTCTGAAATGACTATGAGAGAAACACTGGACTTCTCAGCACGTTGTCAGGGCATTGGGGATAGAGCAG GTATTTTGAAAGAACTTTGTAAAAGGGAGAAGCAAGCTGGAATTATCCCTGAACCAGATATCGACACTTACATGAAG GCCATTTCTATTGAAGGATTAAGAAAAAATCTCCAAACGGACTATATATTGAAG ATCCTCGGGCTAGATGATTGCACTGACACACTTGTAGGAGATGCAATGAAAAGGGGAATTTCAGGTGGTCAAAAGAGAAGGTTGACAACAG GGGAAATGATTATTGGTCCAACAAAAGCGATATTTATGGATGAGATATCAAATGGTTTAGACAGTTCCACTGCCATTCAAATTGTTACCTGGCTGCAACATCTAGCACACATAACAGGGTCCACCATTTTTGCATCACTTCTACAGCCAGCACCTGAGACCTTTGATCTCTTTGATGACATAATCTTAATGGCAGAAGGGAAGATTGTATACCATGGGCCTCGCACCAATGTATTAGCATTCTTTGAGCATTGTGGCTTTCGGTGCTCACCACGAAAAAGCATATCGGACTTCCTCCAAGAA GTAATATCTGAAAAGGATCAACAAAAGTATTGGCATCATGAAGACCAATCCTACAGTTACGTCTCAATCAACAAATTTGTAAGTTCATTCAAGGAATATCACTTGGGAGAGGAGCTAGATGAGGAACTTTCTAGGCCTCCCAATAAATCAGAGTGCCATGAAAAGGCTTTGTCATTTGACACTTACTCATTGAGGAAATGGGAGTTATTCAAAGCATGCATGTCTCGAGAATGGCTGCTTATGAAGCGTAACTCATTTGTTCATGTATTCAAATCAGCACAACTTGTGGTCATTGCACTTGTAACAATGACAGTGTTTCTACGCACGCAGATGAAGATTGATGAGGTTCATGCAAATTACTACCTAGGGTCCATATTTTACGCTCTTATTAGATTTGTGAGCGTTGGTATTCCAGAGTTGTCATTGACAGCTTCCAGGCTTGGAGTCTTTTTCAAGCAAAGAGATTTATACTTTTATCCAGCATGGACTTATTCCATTCCAGCTGCCATTTTAAAGATTCCATTTTCATTTCTAGATGCTCTTCTTTGGACTAGTCTTACTTATTATGTCATTGGCTACAGCCCTGAACCGGAAAG GTTCATCAGTCAACTCCTCCTCCTATTCCTTTTACATCAAATATCGGTATCATTGTTCACGTTAATTGCCTGCGTTTGCCTAAATCCATCAGTTGCAGCACCATGCGCTCTTCTCTCCATGATTGTAACATATCTATTTGGTGGCTTTGTGATTCCAAAGT CTTCTCTACCTACTTGGTTGCAGTGGGCCTTTTGGCTTTCTCCTTTGACATACGCAGGAATAGGTGCTTCAATAAATGAGTTTCTTGCTCCAAGGTGGCAGAAG GTTTCATCTTCAAACATCACCATGGGGCAGCAAGTTCTTCAAATGCGTGGTCTAAATTTCAGTGGCTACTTTTACTGGATATCAGTAGGAGCATTACTTGGATTTTGGATGGTTTTCAACATTGGAATTGCCTGTGCTATGAGTTATTCAAAGT CTCCAGGGAGATCCCGGACTCTGATTTCACACGAAAGGCTCTCTATtttgaagggaaaagaaaatttgtgtATTTTACCTCCAAAAAAAGAATTGCCTCCCATTGATGTCCCAGCAACTGTGGAAGAAAGCAAAAGAATGG GGGTGGTTTTACCTTTTGAGTCCATAACAATTTCATTTGAGAATATGCAATACTATGTTGATATCCCCAAG AAATTCAGAAAGCAAGGTTTTGCTGAGAAAAGACTACAGCTTCTTCAAGATATTACAGGTGCATTCAGGCCTGGAGTCCTTACAGCTTTGATGGGAGTTAGTGGAGCAGGGAAAACAACATTGATGGATGTTCTTTCAGGAAGAAAAACTGACGGAGTTATTGAAGGTGAGATAAGAATTGGAGGGTACCCTAAAGTCCAGGACACATATTCCAGAATATCTGGTTATTGTGAGCAAAGTGACATACATTCTCCAATGCTTTCAATAGAAGAATCAGTGGCATACTCAGCTTGGTTGCGTTTGCCAGCTCAAATTGATACATCTACAAAAACT gaatttgtATCAGAAGTTCTTCAGATGATTGAGCTTGATGATATCAAAGATGCTTTAGTTGGCATCCCTGGCATTACTGGTATATCCACTGAGCAACGAAAACGGCTTACAATAGCAGTAGAGCTTGTTTCTAATCCATCCATCATATTCATGGATGAACCCACCTCTGGTTTAGATGCCAGAGCTGCTGCAGTCATTATGCGAGTTGTGAAGAATATAGTTAGTACAGGAAGAACAGTCGTGTGCACCATTCACCAGCCAAGTACTGACATATTTGAAGCATTTCATGAG TTGATGTTGATAAAAAGAGGAGGGCAAATAATATATTCTGGAGAGCTGGGTCAGAATTCTAGCAAGCTTATTGATTATTTGGAG ggTGTTCCTGGGGTTCCAAAGATCAAAGAAAATTACAACCCAGCGACATGGATGTTAGAGGTCACTAGTGCTTTTTCAGAAGCTAAACTAGGATTAGATTTCGCAAATCTTTACAAAGAGTCTAATCTGTGCAG GGAAAACAAAGAACTCGCTAGAAAACTAAGCTCTCCTGCAGATGGTTCAGAGGAACTACGTTTTTCTACTCGCTTTTCACTCCAAGGATGGGAACAATTCAATGCATGCCTCTGGAAACAACATCTATCCTACTGGAGAAGTCCCAAATATAACTTGGCGCGCTTGTCAATCATCATTGTATCTTCTTTATTATTTGGAGCAGCTCTTTGgcagaaaggaaagaaaat ATTACGTGAAGAGGATGTTTTCAACATAGCAGGATCGATGTTCATTCTCATGCAGTTTGTGGGAGTCGGCAACTGCTCAGGTGTTCAACCATATATAGCCACTGAACGCACTATTGTATATCGTGAAAGGTTTGCCGGAATGTACTCCTTGTGGGCATATTCATTTGCACAG GTGATTGTAGAGATTCCATATGTACTTCTTCAAGCACTTTTGTTCTCCATAATCACATATCCAGCAATAGATTTCTACTGGTCTGCATTTAAAGTATTCTGGTACTTCTATACCGTGTTTTGTACGTTCCTCTTTTACACTTATTTTGGTATGCTGCTCGTTTCTTTGGCCCCAAGTTACCTAGTGGCTTCAGTCTTGGCGGGTTTCTGGTACACCATGTTGAATTTGTTCTCAGGGTACCTCATACCCGGACCA aaAATTCCCAAATGGTGGATTTGGGCTTATTGGATTTGCCCGACTGCCTGGTCCCTAAATGGTTTCCTTGCTTCACAATACGGTGACATGGAGGAGGAAGTAATAGTACATGGAGAACGCAAAGCAATCAATGCCTTTATACAAAGTTATTTTGGCTATTACTATGATCATTTAGATTATGTAGCAATTGTTCTTTTTGCAATTCCACTTGTCACTGCATTTGCTTTTGCATGTGCTATAGCAAAACTGAACTTTGAAAGAAGGTAG
- the LOC133852430 gene encoding glucan endo-1,3-beta-D-glucosidase-like encodes MKLARGPLVIFLPLALAFLLSFCGCRCSTESRTHANGNKLKQPVNQGGNTWCIVKPSTDTDRLLYNIDYSCAQTHVNCSSIQLGGSCFHPKNSVSYASFSMNLFYKSAGKHPWNCHFNGTGLIVTQNPSFGNCHYPG; translated from the exons ATGAAACTCGCTAGAGGGCCATTGGTAATATTCCTTCCTCTGGCCTTGGCTTTTCTGCTGTCTTTTTGTGGTTGCAGATGCAGCACTG AGTCAAGGACGCATGCTAATGGAAACAAGCTAAAGCAG CCTGTAAACCAAGGCGGGAATACGTGGTGCATTGTTAAGCCTTCCACAGATACTGATAGGCTTCTTTACAACATAGACTACAGCTGCGCTCAAACTCATGTGAACTGTAGTTCCATTCAGCTTGGAGGTAGCTGTTTCCATCCAAAAAATTCAGTCTCATATGCCTCATTTTCTATGAATCTCTTCTATAAGTCTGCCGGGAAGCACCCTTGGAACTGCCATTTCAATGGAACCGGTCTCATCGTCACTCAGAACCCAt CTTTTGGCAATTGTCACTATCCCGGTTGA